One Hymenobacter swuensis DY53 genomic window, AAGTGGCCCATTACCTCGATACCTACTTCAACCTGGACCGCCACTCCGTCCTCGACTACCGCTCACCCCACCAATTTGAACACGACCTGAAAACGAACCTGTCTTAGCGCACTGTCCGTTTTTACTGGACCACCCCAGTTTGCCGTTGGCGTGCCATGGCAGACGACTGGGGTGGTCCAGTAAAAACGAATTACATGTGTAATGACTCCTACTTGATTTTTTAGTAAGGATAACGTGTTATAGGAGGGTTTTTAGCGGTAACATTTCCTGTGTGTCCCTATCTGCTGGGCAACGTCTATACTGCACAGAAAAGCACTATTCTTCCGGTGCGTTGTACGATGCAGAGTACAGTTGAATTCTACCTTGTTAGACGTGTGTGCTGCGTATCTTTGAGCGCTTCTACCGTGCCTCCTATCTCTGGCACAGACTACTCGCCCGCATTGTTAACGTATGGGAAACTCCTATTCACGTGGCGTACTACGCTGTTCTATATGTCTATGGATCAATCTATTGCTGCTCTTGGGAGTGGTGCCCCGCCTGCAGGCCCAGGCACCCTCTTGGGAGTGGGGACTGCAATCCACTGACCCAACTCCCTGGGACCGGTCGAACGCCACGGCCAACGCTGTAGCGACGGCGCCCAGTGGGCACGTGTACGTGGGCGGTGTGTACGGACAAGGAGGGGCGGCCACGCGGCGCTTTGGCTCGGTCGGAGCAGTTGGCCCAGGCTTCGGAGGCTTTATCGCGCAAGCCTCCCCGGTCGGGCAATGGACGTGGGTAACGGATGTGGTAGCCAGCCCTGCAACGGCAAGTTCAGGGGGAGCCGCATTCGTCACAGGCGTGGCTGTGGGGGCGACTGGCGAGGTATACGCCACCGGCTATGCCTCCGGAAAGACGTTGCGCGTGGGCACGAAACAACAGCCACTGGCCGCGGACCGCAACTTGTTTGTGGCGCGGCTCAGTCCCACCGGGACTTGTCAGTGGGTACGTGTTGTCCAGAATATGCTGTCTATCCGCACGTTGCTGACGGGGGCCGCCCTTGCGTCGGATCCCAGCACGGGAGGCGTCGTCGTGTCGGGCAACTACGAGACCGGGTTTCGGGTAGGCAACACGGCCCTGCCCACGCCCCAGAGCAGCGAAGGCTTATTTGTGGCCCGCCTGGATACGAGCGGAAACTGGCAGAGCGCGGTCGGCGTCACCGGCACCAGCATTCCTACCTCTGGCAGTCAAATAATTTCCTGGTCCGCGGGGCGGGTGGTGGTTGGCCCACAAGGCCAAGTGGCCGTCGTGGGAAGCCATAGTGTGGGCAGCCTCGTGTTTGGGCAGACGACGCTTTCCGTGCCCGCCGGCGCAAACGGCGGGCTGTTTGTCGCCCAGCTCAGCCCGACCAATACGTGGGAGTGGGCCGTTGGGGCCAGCATCGCCACGGCGGGCAGCAACAGCGAAGTAGTCGGCGCGGCCTACACGCCCACGGGCAGTCTATGGGTGAGCGGGTTAGGTTCCGCGGGAACGACCATCGGCTCGCTACCCTTGGATGCTCCGGGCACGAGGGCCGGGTGGCATTTTGCCGGATTTATCGGGCAACTGTCGCCAACCGGTCGCTGGGGCGTCGTGCGGCAGCTTTCCCCTTCCGCCGAGGGCTGGGTGCAGTTGGCCTCCTTGGGGGTGGACGGCGACGGCAACGCCGTCGCCTTTGGGAGACTGAGCGGCTCGACGGCACCGGTCTATACCACCGTGAACGGGCAGGTGCTGACCGTGGCGCCGGAGCACGTGCTGACCTTCGTCTCGGCGCTGAGCCCCGCGGGGCAGTGGCTGTACGCCGCCCCGCTGGCGCAGCCCACGGTGGACAACGGCTTGCGCGCTGGCGCGGGGGCGCTGGATGCCAGCGGGGCCTTTTACCTCACAGGTGGCCTCATCGGCAACCTGGTTGTGGGCAGTACGCTCCTCACGGCTACAGACCCGCGCTCGGCCAACAACTTCAACGCCGGAGATGCGGTGCTACTGCGCCTGGCCCATGCCGGGGCCCCTCCCCGCACCACCGTTACGGGGGATTCCGTGCTCTGCGGCGCCGGGGCCGTCACCCTGACGGCGACGGCGAGCTCGCCGGCCCTGGGCTACACGTGGAACACGGGGGCCACCACCGCCAGCATCACCGTACGGCAGCCCGGCACCTACACGGTACGCACGACCTTTGCCGGGGGCCTGACCAGCACGAGCCAGTACGTGGTGCGGCTGCTCACGCCCACAGTGGCCATCACCGGCGATACGCTGCTATGCCCAGGTACTTCCCTGACCCTCGCGGCCACGGGAACTCCGGGCGCCACCGCCTACCGCTGGAATACGGGAGCCACGACCGCGGCCCTGTCCGTGAGTCAGCCCGGTACCTATGAACTTACAGCCTGGTATGGCTCCGGCTGCACCGCCCGCGTTACCCGCCGGGTGCGCGCGGCGAGCCTGCATATAGATGCCCCCGCACTGTTATGCGACGGGGCGGCCCACCTGACGGCCGTGGCGCCGGGGGCTACGGCGTTTCGTTGGAGCACCGGGACCACCTCGCCGACCCTGGCTGTCACCCAAGCCGGCACGTTCACGGTCACGGCCACCTTCGCCAACGGCTGCACGCTGACAGCCTCCCGCACCGTGACAGCACCCGTGGTGCACCTGTCCGGGGACTCCATCGTGTGCGCAGGAGCCACGACCGTGTTGACCGCGGCGCTGCCGGGTGCGACGGCCTATCTGTGGAACACGGGGGCCACGACGTCCACGCTCACCGTCACGCACGCGGGTATCTACCACGTAACCGTGTCCTACGGGGGCAACTGCACCACGACAGCGCAACGGACGGTGCGGGCAGTAGAGACCTTGCCTGCATTTACCTTGGGGGCCGACACGACGCTCTGCGACCAGGATAGCCTGGTGCTGCGGGCCCCCGCGCTGGGCGCGGGAACCGGGCTTGTCTCCTACCGGTGGTTCGACGGCTCCACGGCCCCCAACCGGGCGGTGCGACTACCGGGCCGCTACACGTTGACCCTCACCACGGGCTGCGAAACGCGTACGGCGAGCCGGCTGGTGAGCGGACGCTCCTGCGTATTGATTCCCAACATCATCACGCCCAACGGAGACGGTCTCAACGACGTGTTTACGGTGCGGGGATTGTCACCGGGCCCCTGGATGCTGACGGTCTACAACCGCTGGGGAGTGCAGGTATACCACGCCCGCGATTATCGCAACGACTGGGGAGCGGGCGTTCCTGCGGGCCAGTATTACTATCTGTTGCAGCATGCCCGGCAGGGAGCGGTCTACAAAGGATGGATACAGGCGGTGCAGTAGCAGGCGGCCCGTAAGCGAAGTCCATCTTCTCGCTTCAGAGAGCAGCAGCCCAGCTAGACCCTTGCCGCTAGAGTACAGTCTTGTTGCCGAAAGAGATCAGCTCTGAACTACATTGCCTGTACCAGTTTAGTGAACTGATTTTGCCTCGATTAGGGTCTTTATCTTCTACCGCCCAGTGTCCGGCTTGTACATTTAAACGAGGGCAGCCCATACACGGCCATCCACTTTCGAGTCTTGCTGGCTAGACCCCAAAGGACGGTAACCATGGAGGTTGCCGCCCATTAGGGTCTGGCGCTGGTTTCGATTACTTGGCCGTCACGAGGCGCAGGGCGTCCGAGAACGTCACCACTTGGTACTCGTCGGCATGCGCCCGCAAGTAGGCTAAAAAGGCTCGGTGCGTCGCCGCGGAGATGCGAAAGAATTTGCCCCCAACGCCGTGAAACTGGTACACCCCCAAGCCGCCGGCTTTTTTTACGCGTTCGGCAAAAGCAATCAACTCCGGGAGTGCGGTGCCCTCCTCGACCATCCAACTGGGCACTTGCATGGGGTTGACGGCGCGAAAATACGTGGCGAAGCTGGTTCGGTCGCCCCCACCGCGGGCGTAGCTCACTAGCCCCTGCTGCTGAATGAGGGGGCGGTAGTCGATGCGGCCAATCAAAAAATTGTTGCACGGGTAGGCAAACGCCCGGGTTTTTCGCCCGGGGTCGAGCAAGGCCAACAGGGCATTTTCGGCTTTGATTTCGCTGACCATCCGCTCTACCGTATAGCCGTCGGTGGCAAACGGCTTGGTCCAGCCGAGCTGCTCGGGGCAAGCGTGAAAAAGCGTATGGTTGGCCAATTCGTGTCCCCGCCGGGCGGCCTGCGTCCAGCCCACCACGGCCGGCGAGGATTCGCCGATGACGGTGGAAGCGCCCTGGATGGCGTTGAGGAAGAACGTGGCCTGCAGGCCCGCCGAATCCAGCTGCGGCAGCACCGTGGCCAGGTGCGAGGGCAGCCCGTCGTCGTAGGTTAAGCAGATGAGCGCGCGCCGGGCGTCCGGCGTGCGGGATGATTGGCCATAAGCCGAAGCCATACCAGCCACCAGTAGGACCAAAAGCAGATTGTATTTCATAGCCGAAGGTAGTTGGATGCCAGAGCAGTACCCCAAGACGCGGCTGCTCCGCGACAAGACCCATTACAGCCCCACTGACCCGGATGCACGCATCTCCATGAAACCCGGCAAAGCTCGCGCCTTGAGCTACCTCTGCAGCCTGGCCGTGGACACGGCCCACGGCGTCATGAGCCACGTGCAAGCCGATTTCGCCGATAGCCGCGACAGCCTGCATTTGGTCTTCTTATAGCAGCCGGGGGATACAATTACTCTAAACTTGTGGGCCCGGTGGTTGGAGTGTGCAATAAAACCGGAAAAGGATTGCCGGTGCTTCATCAGCTACCGAAGCCGTGCAGGAAGTAGGACAATTTTACGCACCAAGAGTGCCCTAAAAAGTAGCCAGTGAAAGGTGCGAAAAAGTAACCGCCCGCCGCCAGGCAATCCGCCCGTTGCTAGCACTAAGTCTGAGCCAGCACCGCGCTTGCCGCCTGAAGGGCCTGACCCGAGGCAACTATGGCGATAGGGGTAAGCAGGAAAAACAGCCCGTGGCCGAAGAGCCCGTCGGGCAGGCGTTGCGGTACTTGGTCGCGCGTCATCTCGGCTGAAGGCGCTGGCAATACGGCCACCGTCCGCGCAATAACGGGGTGCTGGTCGACTACAAACACCTATAGCAGCCCTGTCAGACCTTGGGCTTGCCCCGGGCAAACGCCGCCAAAAACCCAAGTTGCCGGAGCGGCTAACATAGTCCTTACAGGTGCCGACCGGGCCTAGCTACTGCTGATTTCTAGCCTCCACCAGCGACGCGCTGACCAGGGGACGGTCCTTCTCAGGCGGGGAATGCATCATCGGGCAGCGGTGCAGCACCGGCAACAGCGCCAAGCTCACCGACCCACCCGTCCGAAACCCTGTTTAAAATCAAGTAGCGAGCTGATTCTGAACAGGGCGTGCTGCCGATCCTGAGCGGTACTTGCCAGCCGAAACGGCCCAAGAAGGCAAGTCGGAATACAAATTCCGTACTTTGGTCAATCGACGTCTCCAGGCTGCTTAATGCGAATGCCCACCAATCTTTACCGCAATCCTTTAACAGAAATTTTGTTTGAGCAGGCCCCGGGGTTTGTGGGCCTCTACGATCTGGCCCACGGCTGGTTCACGCATGTCAACCCAGCGGGCTACCAGCTACTGGGCTACCCGTCGGCCCAAGCGCTCTACGATGACCCCGCCCGCACGCTACGGGCCCGGCAGCTCACCCCCGACGCGTGGAGCCAGCTGTGCCAAGAGGTGCTGCGGGACGGCCACCACACCATAGAAGCCGAAATGCGCCGACAATCCGGCGACACCTTTTGGGCCCAGCTGGAGCTAACCAGCCTGAGGCTGGACGGCCACGACTACTTCCTGGTACGCCTCACCGATATGGAGCGGCTGTATGCGGCCGAGCGCCGCCTGGCCCAGAGCGTGGGCCGCTTCGAAGCCGTGTTTGCCCACGCCACCATTGGCATTGTAGTCTGCAACCGGCAGGGCGACATCGTGCTGGCCAACGAGCAGGCCCACCACCAGTTCGGCTACTCCGCCGAAGCGCTGATGAGCCAGGGCATTGAGGCGCTAGTGCCCGAAGCCGTGGCCCACCACCACGCCAACCTGCGCGCGTCTTTCAATGCCCACCCCCAGGTGCGCAGCATGGGCGTGAACCGCGACCTGACGGCCCGCCGGCGCGACGGCTCGGTGTTTCCGGTGGAAGTGAGCCTGAGCCACTTTAAGCTTGAAGAAGAGCTGTTCGTGGTGGCCTACATCATCGACATTACTTTTAAACAGGATGCGGAGCGCGAGCTCATCACCCAGCGCCAGCGCGTAGAGCGCCTGAATACGGAGCTGGAGCAGAAGGTCGCCGACCGCACCCACGCCCTGGAAACCACCCTGGCCCAACTGGAGCTGCGCAGCCAGGAGCTGAGCCAGGCCCTGGCCGCCGAGCAGGAACTGGGCGAACTGAAATCGCGCTTCGTGAGCATGGCCTCGCACGAGTTTCGCACGCCCCTGACGGGCGTGCTCACCTCGGCGGCCCTCATTGAGAAGTATGTCACCACCGAGCAACAGGACAAGCGCCAGCGCCATTTGGAGCGTATTCGCACTTCAGTCAAGCATCTGACCGATATCCTGGAGGAGTTTCTGTCGGTGGGCCGCATTGAGGAGGGGCGGGTGCAGGCCCATCCTACCCGCGTAGAGCTGCCGACGCTGCTGCGTGAAACCATGGCCGACGTACAGGGCCTGCGCAAGCCCGGCCAGCGCATCGAACCCGAGCTGGTAGTCCCGGCCACCCTGTGGCTCGATGCCTCGCTGCTGCGCAAGGTGCTGGTGAACCTGCTGAGCAACGCCCTCAAGTACTCAGGCGAAGACACCACGGTGACCGTCCGCGCCAGCGAGGCGGCAGGCTGGCTCACGCTCAGCGTGCAGGACCAGGGCATTGGCATTTCGGCTGAAGACCAGGAACACTTGTTCGAGCGGTTTTTCCGGGCCCGCAACGCCACTAATTTGCCTGGTACCGGCCTGGGCCTCTACATCGTTGCCCGGTACCTCGATTTGCTCGGTGGGACCATCAACATGCAAAGCACGCTGAACGTGGGCACCACCGTTACTCTGACCATTCCCTATGAAGACCATTCTGCTGATTGAGGACAGCGACATCATCCGCGAAAACACGGCCGAGATTCTGGAGTTGGCCGGCTACACTGTGCTGACGGCCGAAAACGGCAAAGTGGGCGTGGCCAAGGCCCTGGAAACCCGCCCCGACCTGGTGGTGTGCGACATCATGATGCCGGTGCTCGATGGCTACGGCGTGCTGCACATCTTCGGCCAGAACCCGCGCCTGGCCAGCGTGCCATTCATCTTCCTCACCGCCAAAACCGAGCGCGCCGACCAGCGCAAGGGCATGGAGCTGGGCGCCGACGACTACATCACCAAGCCCTTCGAGGAAACCGAGCTGCTCAACGCCATTGCCAGCCGCCTCAACCGCCTGCGCAAGCTGCAGCCCGCCTACGATTTGCAGCAGCCCGAGGGCCTGAACGAGTTTTTGCGCGACGCCAGCGCCGTAGGCCACCTCGAAGGCCTCACCACTAACCGCAAGCCGCACCAGCTGCGCAAAAAGCAGGAAGTGTATACCGAAGGCGAGGAGCCCACGCGGCTGTACTTCGTGCAGGCCGGCCGGGTGAAAACCGTGCGCCGCACCTCCGGCGGCAAGGAGCTGATAACGGGCGTGTACGGCCCTGGCGAGTTCTTTGGCTACCTGCCCCTGCTGCAGCAGCTACCGTATGCCGACTCCGCGGTAGTGCTCGAAGAGGCCGCGTTGATTTACATTCCGAAAGAGGAGTTCACCCAATTGCTGCACCGGCATCCGACAGTGGGCCAGCAGTTTATCCGGCTGCTGGCGGGCCGCGTCGACGAGCGGGAGCAGCAACTGCTGGGCATGGCCTACAACTCGCTGCGCCGCCGGGTGGCCGACACGCTGCTACGCCTGCACGAGCAGGCCACTGGCACCGCCGAAGCCAGTATTATGCTTCTGCGCGACGACCT contains:
- a CDS encoding gliding motility-associated C-terminal domain-containing protein, which produces MGSHSVGSLVFGQTTLSVPAGANGGLFVAQLSPTNTWEWAVGASIATAGSNSEVVGAAYTPTGSLWVSGLGSAGTTIGSLPLDAPGTRAGWHFAGFIGQLSPTGRWGVVRQLSPSAEGWVQLASLGVDGDGNAVAFGRLSGSTAPVYTTVNGQVLTVAPEHVLTFVSALSPAGQWLYAAPLAQPTVDNGLRAGAGALDASGAFYLTGGLIGNLVVGSTLLTATDPRSANNFNAGDAVLLRLAHAGAPPRTTVTGDSVLCGAGAVTLTATASSPALGYTWNTGATTASITVRQPGTYTVRTTFAGGLTSTSQYVVRLLTPTVAITGDTLLCPGTSLTLAATGTPGATAYRWNTGATTAALSVSQPGTYELTAWYGSGCTARVTRRVRAASLHIDAPALLCDGAAHLTAVAPGATAFRWSTGTTSPTLAVTQAGTFTVTATFANGCTLTASRTVTAPVVHLSGDSIVCAGATTVLTAALPGATAYLWNTGATTSTLTVTHAGIYHVTVSYGGNCTTTAQRTVRAVETLPAFTLGADTTLCDQDSLVLRAPALGAGTGLVSYRWFDGSTAPNRAVRLPGRYTLTLTTGCETRTASRLVSGRSCVLIPNIITPNGDGLNDVFTVRGLSPGPWMLTVYNRWGVQVYHARDYRNDWGAGVPAGQYYYLLQHARQGAVYKGWIQAVQ
- a CDS encoding polysaccharide deacetylase family protein; protein product: MKYNLLLVLLVAGMASAYGQSSRTPDARRALICLTYDDGLPSHLATVLPQLDSAGLQATFFLNAIQGASTVIGESSPAVVGWTQAARRGHELANHTLFHACPEQLGWTKPFATDGYTVERMVSEIKAENALLALLDPGRKTRAFAYPCNNFLIGRIDYRPLIQQQGLVSYARGGGDRTSFATYFRAVNPMQVPSWMVEEGTALPELIAFAERVKKAGGLGVYQFHGVGGKFFRISAATHRAFLAYLRAHADEYQVVTFSDALRLVTAK
- a CDS encoding sensor histidine kinase, with translation MPTNLYRNPLTEILFEQAPGFVGLYDLAHGWFTHVNPAGYQLLGYPSAQALYDDPARTLRARQLTPDAWSQLCQEVLRDGHHTIEAEMRRQSGDTFWAQLELTSLRLDGHDYFLVRLTDMERLYAAERRLAQSVGRFEAVFAHATIGIVVCNRQGDIVLANEQAHHQFGYSAEALMSQGIEALVPEAVAHHHANLRASFNAHPQVRSMGVNRDLTARRRDGSVFPVEVSLSHFKLEEELFVVAYIIDITFKQDAERELITQRQRVERLNTELEQKVADRTHALETTLAQLELRSQELSQALAAEQELGELKSRFVSMASHEFRTPLTGVLTSAALIEKYVTTEQQDKRQRHLERIRTSVKHLTDILEEFLSVGRIEEGRVQAHPTRVELPTLLRETMADVQGLRKPGQRIEPELVVPATLWLDASLLRKVLVNLLSNALKYSGEDTTVTVRASEAAGWLTLSVQDQGIGISAEDQEHLFERFFRARNATNLPGTGLGLYIVARYLDLLGGTINMQSTLNVGTTVTLTIPYEDHSAD
- a CDS encoding response regulator gives rise to the protein MKTILLIEDSDIIRENTAEILELAGYTVLTAENGKVGVAKALETRPDLVVCDIMMPVLDGYGVLHIFGQNPRLASVPFIFLTAKTERADQRKGMELGADDYITKPFEETELLNAIASRLNRLRKLQPAYDLQQPEGLNEFLRDASAVGHLEGLTTNRKPHQLRKKQEVYTEGEEPTRLYFVQAGRVKTVRRTSGGKELITGVYGPGEFFGYLPLLQQLPYADSAVVLEEAALIYIPKEEFTQLLHRHPTVGQQFIRLLAGRVDEREQQLLGMAYNSLRRRVADTLLRLHEQATGTAEASIMLLRDDLAAVIGTAPESLIRTLTEFKQAGLIEQTATGIRVLQPDKLRRAHW